A section of the Plutella xylostella chromosome 18, ilPluXylo3.1, whole genome shotgun sequence genome encodes:
- the LOC105386515 gene encoding tetra-peptide repeat homeobox protein 1, protein MATFTKLALLAILVGSSQAGLLHTHEHHDHLHGDHIHHHDTVSSSSLGASSLGGAGLAGPAYAPAYSSSFSPSSFPAGSLPSASYSGAGLAGPSFSGASYSSGSALPGFPASGASLGSSYAPGIGASYASGAGLAGPASFGGGLSGPLGPSGLVGPLPGAALSGEPAPPGPAAPVVNTIHSLANTNGAPIRYNVREEPYNVYREVTHQVPQPYPVPVPQPVQVPVPQPYPVQVPVVRNIPVPVVQIQRVNVDKPVPYPVEKIVKVPVERVVSVPVDRPVPVERVVKVPVVHVVKVPVHVVKNYPVPVVKTVHHKAVSHGWHAHHDHHHGHHGW, encoded by the exons ATGGCTACCTTC ACCAAACTGGCTTTGTTAGCCATCCTAGTAGGCAGCAGCCAAGCGGGGCTCCTGCACACGCACGAGCACCACGACCACCTGCATGGAGACCACATTCACCACCACGACACCGTATCGTCGTCGTCTCTGGGCGCCTCGTCCCTGGGCGGCGCTGGGCTGGCCGGGCCCGCCTACGCGCCCGCCTACAGCTCCAGCTTCTCTCCTAGCAGCTTCCCCGCCGGCTCTCTGCCTTCAGCGAGCTACTCCGGCGCTGGTCTCGCCGGCCCCAGCTTCTCTGGAGCCAGCTACTCCTCCGGCTCGGCCCTCCCCGGATTCCCCGCCAGCGGCGCGTCTCTCGGCTCCTCATACGCTCCCGGCATCGGCGCTTCATACGCATCCGGCGCCGGTCTCGCTGGTCCCGCTAGCTTCGGAGGCGGTCTGTCCGGTCCCCTCGGCCCCAGCGGCTTAGTCGGTCCTCTGCCTGGTGCCGCGCTGTCTGGTGAGCCAGCACCCCCCggccccgccgcccccgtcgtcAACACCATCCACTCGCTAGCCAACACCAACGGAGCGCCCATCCGCTACAACGTGCGCGAGGAGCCCTACAACGTGTACAGGGAAGTGACGCACCAGGTGCCGCAGCCCTACCCCGTGCCGGTGCCGCAGCCCGTGCAGGTGCCCGTGCCGCAGCCCTACCCCGTGCAGGTGCCGGTGGTGCGCAACATCCCCGTGCCCGTGGTGCAGATCCAGCGCGTCAACGTGGACAAGCCGGTGCCGTACCCCGTGGAGAAGATCGTGAAGGTGCCAGTGGAGCGCGTGGTGTCGGTGCCCGTGGACCGCCCCGTGCCCGTGGAGCGCGTCGTCAAGGTGCCCGTGGTGCACGTAGTCAAGGTGCCCGTGCACGTGGTCAAGAACTACCCGGTGCCGGTGGTGAAGACTGTGCACCACAAGGCGGTGAGCCACGGCTGGCACGCCCACCACGACCACCACCACGGCCACCACGGCTGGTAG